In a single window of the Littorina saxatilis isolate snail1 linkage group LG3, US_GU_Lsax_2.0, whole genome shotgun sequence genome:
- the LOC138962367 gene encoding transcription initiation factor TFIID subunit 13-like yields MAEGGADKDTTLEFEEEEGDQEDAPLEKRKKMFSKELRCMMYGFGDDQNPYTESVDLLEDLVIEFITEMTKKSMEVGRLGRISAEDIIFLIRKDPKKYSRVKELLLMSEELRKARKAFDEIKYATTK; encoded by the exons tttgaggaggaggagggtgatCAGGAAGATGCTCCACTggaaaaacgaaagaaaatgtTCTCAAAGGAAT TGCGTTGTATGATGTATGGATTTGGAGATGATCAGAACCCCTATACAGAGTCTGTGGACTTGTTAGAAGACCTGGTCATTGAGTTCATTACTGAGATG ACAAAGAAATCCATGGAAGTGGGGCGCCTAGGACGCATATCAGCAGAAGACATCATTTTCCTCATCCGAAAAGATCCTAAAAAATACTCACGTGTTAAAGAGTTGCTTCTGATGAGTGAAGAACTGAGAAAAGCAAGAAAGGCTTTCGATGAGATAAAGTACGCTACTACCAAGTAG